One region of Micromonospora ureilytica genomic DNA includes:
- a CDS encoding zinc-dependent alcohol dehydrogenase: MIREAYACWVREPGAAEIRPVSLPAPGPDEVLVRASYSGVSRGTETLVFAGRVPTDQYAAMRAPFQEGDFPGPVKYGYLSVGVVEQGPPNLLGRTVFCLHPHQSAYVVPVTAVVPVPEGVPAARAVLAGTVETAINALWDAAPLVGDRVTVIGAGMVGCCVAALLARFPGVQVELVDPDARRAGVAGALGVDFASPADARGDRDLVVHASATAAGLQQSLDLLAPEGTVIELSWYGDRPVQVSLGGSFHSGRLTVRSSQVGMVAPARRGRRSYADRLALALDLLDDPAFDALITGASRFAELPDVLARLSSGDLPALCHLITYDDGE; the protein is encoded by the coding sequence GTGATCCGTGAGGCGTACGCCTGCTGGGTGCGTGAGCCCGGCGCGGCCGAGATCCGGCCGGTGTCGTTGCCCGCCCCGGGCCCCGACGAGGTGCTGGTCCGGGCCAGTTACTCCGGGGTGAGCCGGGGCACCGAGACGCTGGTCTTCGCCGGCCGGGTACCCACCGACCAGTACGCCGCGATGCGCGCGCCGTTTCAGGAGGGCGACTTCCCCGGCCCGGTGAAGTACGGCTACCTCAGCGTCGGTGTGGTCGAGCAGGGCCCGCCGAATCTGCTCGGGCGGACGGTGTTCTGCCTGCACCCGCACCAGAGCGCGTACGTGGTGCCGGTGACCGCCGTGGTGCCGGTGCCGGAGGGGGTGCCGGCCGCCCGGGCGGTGCTCGCCGGCACTGTGGAGACCGCCATCAACGCGCTGTGGGACGCGGCGCCGCTGGTCGGTGACCGGGTCACAGTGATCGGCGCCGGCATGGTGGGCTGCTGCGTCGCAGCGCTGCTCGCCAGGTTCCCCGGCGTGCAGGTCGAGTTGGTCGACCCCGACGCGCGCCGGGCCGGCGTGGCCGGGGCGCTCGGCGTCGACTTCGCCAGCCCGGCCGACGCCCGCGGTGACCGGGACCTGGTCGTGCACGCCAGCGCCACCGCCGCCGGCCTCCAACAGTCGCTGGACCTGCTCGCGCCGGAGGGCACGGTCATCGAGCTGAGCTGGTACGGCGACCGCCCGGTGCAGGTGTCGCTGGGCGGGTCGTTCCACTCCGGTCGACTCACCGTGCGCAGCAGTCAGGTCGGCATGGTCGCGCCCGCCCGGCGGGGACGGCGTAGTTACGCCGATCGGCTGGCGCTCGCCCTGGACCTGCTCGACGACCCGGCCTTCGACGCGTTGATCACCGGCGCGTCCCGGTTCGCGGAGCTGCCCGACGTGCTCGCCAGACTGAGCTCGGGTGACCTGCCCGCCCTCTGCCACCTCATCACCTACGACGACGGGGAGTGA
- a CDS encoding 6-pyruvoyl trahydropterin synthase family protein, producing MFSVTVRDHMMIAHSFRGEVFGPAQRLHGATFVVDATFRRPDLDADGIVVDIGLATEQLRAVLGELTYRNLDDEAAFAGVNTTTEVLARTVADRLVERVHAGELGAGARDLTGITVTLHESHIAWASYERSL from the coding sequence GTGTTCAGCGTGACCGTTCGGGACCACATGATGATCGCCCACAGTTTCCGAGGCGAGGTGTTCGGTCCCGCCCAACGCCTGCACGGCGCGACGTTCGTGGTGGACGCGACGTTCCGCAGGCCCGACCTGGACGCCGACGGGATCGTGGTGGACATCGGCCTGGCCACCGAGCAGCTGCGGGCGGTGCTGGGCGAGCTGACCTACCGCAACCTCGACGACGAGGCGGCCTTCGCCGGGGTGAACACCACCACTGAGGTGCTGGCCCGTACGGTCGCGGACCGACTGGTCGAGCGGGTGCACGCCGGTGAGTTGGGCGCGGGGGCGCGCGACCTGACCGGCATCACTGTCACCCTGCACGAGTCGCACATCGCCTGGGCGAGCTACGAGCGGTCGCTGTGA
- a CDS encoding glycosyltransferase family 4 protein yields the protein MTDAGRAVHVVLPGDIDDPATPSGGNSYDRRICAGLGERGWSVHEHPVPGAWPHPDPADRATLGAVLAAAPDDAVVLIDGLIASTVPDLLAPHARRLRLVVLVHLPLDDEPEARALATARAVVTTSEWARRALLARHPTLADRIRAAPPGVRPAPPAAGSAAGHRLLCVAAVTHHKGYDVLVDALATLVGRPWMMICAGTLAREPDLVHVLRDRLTGAGLTERVRLVGPLTGAALDDAYAAADLLVLPSRGETYGMVVTEALARGVPVVTTEVGGLPETLGHAPGGDRPGLLVPPGDPAALAAALVRWLDDDALRARLRRAALARRDTLTDWPVTTALLAGVLKEVAE from the coding sequence GTGACCGATGCGGGCCGGGCGGTGCACGTCGTCCTGCCCGGTGACATCGACGACCCGGCCACGCCCAGCGGCGGCAACTCCTACGACCGGCGGATCTGCGCGGGGTTGGGCGAGCGCGGCTGGTCGGTCCACGAGCACCCGGTGCCGGGCGCGTGGCCGCACCCCGACCCGGCCGACCGGGCGACGCTGGGCGCGGTGCTCGCCGCCGCGCCCGACGACGCCGTGGTGCTGATCGACGGCCTGATCGCCTCGACCGTGCCGGACCTGCTCGCCCCGCACGCCCGTCGGCTGCGGCTGGTGGTCCTGGTGCACCTGCCGCTCGACGACGAACCGGAGGCCCGCGCGCTGGCCACCGCCCGGGCAGTTGTCACCACCAGCGAATGGGCCCGCCGCGCCCTGCTGGCCCGCCACCCGACGCTCGCCGACCGGATCCGGGCCGCGCCGCCCGGGGTGCGGCCCGCGCCGCCGGCGGCCGGCTCGGCGGCCGGTCACCGGTTGCTCTGCGTCGCGGCGGTCACCCACCACAAGGGGTACGACGTGCTGGTCGACGCGTTGGCCACGCTGGTTGGCCGGCCCTGGATGATGATCTGCGCGGGCACGCTCGCCCGGGAACCAGACCTCGTGCATGTGCTGCGTGACCGGTTGACCGGAGCGGGCCTCACCGAGCGGGTGCGGCTGGTCGGCCCACTGACCGGCGCGGCGTTGGACGACGCCTACGCCGCCGCCGACCTGCTGGTGCTGCCGTCGAGAGGCGAGACGTACGGCATGGTCGTCACCGAGGCGCTGGCCCGCGGCGTGCCGGTGGTGACCACCGAGGTGGGCGGGCTGCCGGAGACGCTCGGCCACGCGCCCGGCGGTGACCGACCGGGACTGCTGGTCCCGCCCGGTGACCCGGCGGCGCTGGCCGCCGCGCTGGTCCGCTGGCTGGACGACGACGCGCTGCGCGCCCGGCTGCGGCGTGCCGCTCTCGCCCGGCGCGACACCCTGACCGACTGGCCGGTGACCACCGCGTTGCTGGCCGGTGTGCTGAAGGAGGTGGCGGAATGA